The genomic segment TTATTAACTGGTCTGTAAAAATCTCTACTTTGTTAGTTTATTATGTTCAATTCATAGTGCTTTTCTGTAATCAGACAGAGATGAGTGTATCACAGTAAAGTCTATATGTCagtaatctaatctaatctaatctaatataaaatataatgtaatataatataatataatataatataatgcagacACAATAAACTTGGTAGCAATTACAAGTTGTGAATAATTACATTACAAGGATAACGTTACAATATAAGGATACTGGATAAGAATATAAGGATAACAAAGCTACAGTCAGGTATTCTACTTTGAAATGTGCATTCCATGTCTAAAAGTCATCAGATAGATACAATTACTTGAATGTAAACATTTGATGACCATGCAAAGAGAAAGATGAAACACACATCTTCAGCACTTTTAAACATGCTTTGCAAGCTGCAATTTTGATTAAAGCAAGAAAAATGTCTATATGTATGGCAGGACTTTCATGATCAATGGTGCTACAATGTATAGGGCTGTGCTGAGGTTtgccataaatatattttctatcaTGACAAATCTTGAAGGGATTTGCATGGTGatgtacatgacaatgttaatgcgtttggtcttggcagaatagatctgctatgctgaTTCTGCATCAGAGCAAGTAccgagacttgctactgccagtaCATGCACCGATTGCTGCTGtaagcatgtaagaaatactgctggtGCACATATTATTGACAGAGATTTAACATAATATACACAACTATGCTATTAGAGGTGTATAAAGACCTTACATAATGAAACATTAAGTTATTATTACCTAAAATGAGCTATTTCTATCTACATACACTGCGGGTTCCCTATACACGGAAATCGCTATTTTTGTGCCGCCATGTTTCTACAGTAGCCCTAAAAGGACAAACTGCTGTACAGAGCGTATTTCGTCACTATGTTGTTCTTGCGAATTAAACACTGACACAATGATAAAcaagtaaatataatatttgcaATAACATATCTGCTTACTGAATAATTAGGTAAATATAATCCCTGTAATCCCAACTGTAAAAACACAGATGTGGAAatactattgttattataattaacaatGGTGCTATGAAGAACAAAACTGTGCTGAGGTTTATCATAAACATATTAATGCTATTGTCATTGCATGCCAACTTATACACTGGTCCATAAGCACAAAAATAACTCTGTATCACATTGGATTCACAGAATGAAAGTCGAGTGACCAAAGACACCATCAAGACAATCAGACAACTGTTAAATGCCCACAATACAAAAAACACTAAGGTCATGACAGTATTGTTTACTAGGGCATGATAATGGGAAGCAACTTGCCATGAAGCGATCATATGCCATAACAACAAGAGTGAAACCTTGCACATTAATAAAGAAGTtcacaaaaaacatgtttgccaAGCAAGCATTGTAGGAGATGTACTGTgagtcagaaaaaaaagtcttcaaCATGTTAGGAATCACTGTAGTAGTTCTACCAATATCAGCCAAAGCCAAGTTAAACACACCAATGTACAATGCGCACACAATGAATTATGCAGCTGTAAATGCCTGTCCTTATTGTCTGAAGTTGCAAAGACCACTGGACATTTGCATCATTGAACCCAAATATATCTTCTGATTCATCTCTTGAGAGATTTCAGACAACACAATGACATAATTCTTGCATGTTGAAGCACATATTCTGGTCACTGTTTTAGTTTGACTGAAGTTTTGTTCACTAGTCTGCATTAAGGCCACCCAATTCCCCTTCgcaaccagcataaaccaggaccagcataaaccagcaaatgaccagcataaaccagctaaggaccagcataaaccagcaaaggaccagcttaaaccagtatCAAAACATAccaaaccagcatcccagcatcaaaacatagctaccagcatatgctgtttttttcaccagggttgtttAGCTGTTAGTGGACATTACTGAGTGTTTTTCCATGTTCACCTTGCCTTGTTCTTGCCTTGCCTGTGTTCTGGACCTTGGACTGTTCACTTGTTTTTGAGATTTGAGAATGATTTTGgaccctgcctgttttgacCAAGATCTGTTTCTATAAAGTAATgatgggcaaatgaagccttCTGAAGCACTGAggctttcctctgactgttttgGAAAAAAGATTCGAAGCTTCGAGAGTGTtagtaaaaacaaagaaaaattacaaatcatAGACATGCATGACCTTTACATTACTCAAAGATTTTGAAGAgagaacacaaacaaaatattttccaaTTCTTTCTAAAACACTGTGAAACgggtttttgttaaaacatttacacTTATGAATGTGTAAATAATCTTAATAAATAGACTAATAACAAAAGCGTTGAGAGTGTTGAAAACAACGTTGTCTGGTGGTTAGAAAAAACAAAGCAGCAGTAAAGCAGGTGAATAATTAAGTTAATATAATTCCTTAATTTACCAGTGGCTACTCTCTGCTGACTCAGACTATGACATCTTTGTCCTGTGTCGGCCACCATAGCTTCTCTACATGCAATTCACAGCCTAAAatttacacactgcacctttaactCTGTTTAGACGTGCACTATGTGTAACTTTAATTAACAAATGGATATACACTGCAATCTGTCCCCAGCACCCACCTGAgcaaaatatcataatttaagTCATTGATTACTGTTGATATaacttttattcttttgtttgtATAGTAGCCATTAGGAGCGTGGCTGAGAGGCTGCGTGCAGCTGAAATCAACCGCTCACTCGGCACTgctaatgaaaacatttaatttaacttgttCTAATGTCCGTTGCTGTCTGCATATCCTAGACGGTTATATGTGCTAGACTGCGTGTTGCTCAAgctctaaaaacacagatgtgtAAATGCTATTGTTAATATACTCAACATTTCTCTCCTGCATACTCCTGCAAGACTGCTAAACATGACACAGTGAGATGTAGTGAAAGAGCATTCACTTATCTTGGATGTAGATCTTAGAAGCTTTCTGAAGCGTGCTTCAACTGCTACATCAAGCACTACCCAGGATTTGAATGTTGAgtagcaagctcattggctgtcAATACAaaaagaaccaatcagctgtgccatgtgatgaTGTAATTATGCCAGATTGAGTCGGACCGCACCAGActgcaccatctagagtttcgTGACAGAACTATAGATAGTGTTACTGTAGTGTTATTGTCATTACATGCCAATTTGTACACTAATCCATGATCAAAATAATAACTGTATTTTGTTGGATTCACAGAATGAAAGTTGGGTGATCAAAGACAGACAGAGCCATACTACTAAAACACTAAAGCCTTTACagtattatttactgtataaataatatgtGGATTTTTGAATGGATCTGTTTGGATCTGTTGTGCATATTTTTGGATTCTTGTGCTTTTGTGGATCAGTTGTGCAAGTAGTGGTTTTCCTAACAACACAGCAAAAAGGTTAGCAGAAGAGTAGTTGAGTAAGAACATGACACTGTCTGTGTTTAGGCTATAGAGGCCTAAAACTGAAAAGAATTGCATGAATACTGTTAATAAAGAGTTATGACATTTTGGGTGTTGCCCACAGTCTCCCCCCAAAACAGACTCAGTTTCGTTGTGTTAGCAACATATTCCTTCATTcacatattcatttatatagtGATAGTATAGTACAGCTGCGTTTAAAGAGGTGACCCTGAATTACATGAGtggaaataaaagattaaatgtgTAGACCTTCCTTATCAACAAACAATTACCTTGCATCAATAAATTAACATCTTGGttcatttttagtgtttattatttattgtacagAGGACaacataaataagaaaaagtttAAACATCTCACAACagagagttaaaaaaaaaaaaaaaaaaaaaaaaaaaaaaacagatcccAGACATACTAATCTAAACAAATTGACCATGGATTGCAAATTCAAATAggaatatattatgaaataatattttttttaacaatatgagCAACCATgacaaggcaaggcaaggcaagacAAGTTTATtgatatagcacatttcatacacaaaggtaattcaaagtgctttacataaaaggaagtagaataatcataaaaacaataataacaacaataaaacaaaaataaaattaaacacttttaaaatgttttaaaaattgatttaaaataaatttaagacagttaaaaattAGAAAAGGATTATACATAGTGCAGTCAGTTCGGAcatagcacagtgctcattcagtaaatgcacagctaaacagatgagttttgagcctaaaatttaaatgtagatcctaatgatctgagtggtctgttaggtttatattcagtgagcatatctgcaatgtatttaggtcctaggccattgagtgatttataaatgagtaaaagtactttaaaatcaattctaaatataactggaagccaaagtagggacctgaggactggtgtgatatgctcagattttctggttctagtcagaatcctggcagcagcattctggatgagctgcagctgtctaatggtcttcttgggaaggccagtgaggagaccattacaataatccaccctgcttgtgataaaggcatgaacaagtttctccaagtcttgactggaaacaaaacatctaattcttgcaatgtttttgagatgatagcatgctgatttagttactgctttgacatgactactgaaactaaaGTCTGACTCCAAgatcacaccaagattcctgacttggtttttagttgtttgacccctagagtcaaggtatgcattcaccttaagaatttcctctttgcttccaaatgcaatgacttcagttttctccttgtttaactgaaggaatTTCTGGCACATCCAGCTGTTcatttcatcaatgcattggcGGAGGCAATCAATtgggctgtagtcatttggcgataaggctaggtaaatctgggtatcatcagcatagctgtgataggcaatttggttctttctcattatttgacttagtgggagcatatacaAGCTAAACAAGAGTGGCGCTAGaattgagccttgagggactccGCATTTCATGGACGTCCACTTAGACTTATGACAGTTAACAGCATTTGGCTGGATAAAACTTGAACTTGAAATATGTCATGATAATGACtgcttacaaaaaaaataattcaaattgcTTGTACTTTTTTCAATCCATTTTGCTGgtgttgttttagtttattttatctttgtgtCAGCAATTAAGAGCACAAGCAGTGTATACAAACTTCTGTTAAGATTGTAGCAGAGcaagtttaacttttttctgtttgtacacttttattttccacattttccacatgaaaaaatatacatacagtacattttcatatacAAGGCAATTTGATGCCTAATGACTGAAGACCGCATAAACAATAATTGCAGTCATTTTGTAATGTTCTTTCTAATTGCTACAGATCTGTTTTTAAGCACTTTTCGAAACAAGACTCTGATTTCAGCtgtgtttaaaacataaataatgggATTTAGCATTGGTGGAAGAGTAAATGAAAGAGATGTGCTGATGACTTTGGCATTGGGAGTAAGAGAAGTAATTGATGAAGCAATGACAATAAATATTACAGGAAGAAAGAATGATCCAACTAACAAAAGGTGAGAAACACAGGTCTTCAGTGCTTTTAAACGTGCTTCCCAAGTTGTTATTTTACTTAAGGCAAAAAAAATTCCCAGATATGAAAGGACTATAATGAACAATGGTGTTACAAGGAATAAAACTGCACTGAGGTTTGTTATAAACGTATTAATGCTATTGCCATTGCATGCCAACCTAAACACTGGTCCATAATCACAATAAAAGCTCTGTATTACATTGGATTTACAAAATGAAAGTCGAGTGACCAAAGACACTGGCAGAGCCACCACAAAAGTGTTAAATACCCATAATACTAAAAACACTAAGGTCATGACAGTATTATTCACTATGGCATGATATCTTAATGGAAAGCAAATTGCAATGAAGCGATCATATGCCATAACGACAAGAGTAAAACTTTGCACAGTAATAAAGAGGtttacaaaaaacatgtttgccaAACAAGCATTGTAGGAGATGTACTGtgagtcagaaaaaaaaaagtcttcatcATGTTAGGAATCACTGCACTGGTTACACCAATATCACCCAAGGCCAAGTTAAACACAGCAAAGTATTTAGGACTGTGCAAACTTCGTTTAAAAGCAATAATGAGAAGGACTATAGAGTTCCCAagtacagttttaaaataaaccgtaaataagaaaatatggTAATAACTGTTGTACGGTATATCTGAAAGTCCAGTGATGAAAAAGTATTCAGGACGAACAATGGAGATATTCTGGGGAACAATTACACTTAAAGAACTCATGCCAGCTTTGCATTTAGTGTTTTGAACAAGCTGAAAATATAAATTGCCTCAAAGACATAACCAAAATCTACAATTTTGTCATATGACACATATAACAACTAGATTCAAAATATACCTTTATGTAAACTTTCTGCATAATATTTAAATCACAGACCTATAAGCATAAACAGGGTTTAGGGCCAGAGCAAACAATAAATTACACAGCTGTAAATTCTCGTCCTTATTCTCTCATGTCGCAAAGACCATTGGACATTTGCATCATTGAACCCAAATATATCTTACGATTCATCTCTTGAGAGATTTCAGACAACACAATGATGTAATTCTTACATGCTGAAGCACATATTCTGGTCACTGCTTTAGTGTTGACTGACGTTTCATTCACTAGTCCGCATTAAGGCCACTCAATTCccctttgtgtttttattaatgcaCGTTTTATTATAGTAACTCAATGATATAGTTAATGTTAAGTCTATAATGTGACACTAGCAACTAGAGTACAACTTACTAGTTTGTCCACTTGTTTACTGTCGGGGATGTGTCGTGTCGCACTGCGccacatccagtgtagacagcatcactgattataatgggttctactgtattttgttgGGCCGCGTCTTTTTTCACTATCCAGATAATAATAtccagataataataatatccagATAACTAAAACAATAGCTGTGTAGCGAATTCAAAGGCTGCATCCTCTGAAGGCTGCATTCCGTTGTAGTGGCACAATAAAGACTCTAAAACATGCCCCTTCAACTACAATCTGTTATAAATAAACACTAGCAGGACATGAATTTTGATGACTATGCAAATGTACTGATTTTATAGGGATCCATGCACACTGTTACGGATTGAGGGAGACGTGAAGCGGGTGGATCCATCTTCATTGAAACGtagcaaagacatggtcaaatgtaggcagggtcgaacaacggcaaacaggtatgttaGGACAAAACACAAGAGTAATCTGTGATGCAGGCAGAGGTCGATCAATGGCTAACGTTATCCAAGGGGCTAGGCAAAAGGATAATCCGAGTAGACAGGCTAGAGATCCAAagggcaggcagcgagacagactAAACGATATAACAAGgctagaaaaacaaaacaaggatCAACTGACAAGAAACATGATAGATCTATGCTAAGGATAGACAATGGCTCCGTAAAGTTGCAAAACACAGTACAATCCAATACTCAGTGAGCAGCAAGAGGAAGTCCATCACTCGTTCTGTTCTGAGGAGTTCTGAGGAGTTGAAGCGTCTCAACTCACTCAGAGGCGGTCCAGAGCTGTGGAATGGaggacacaacgtctccgttctttccatcagggaacgagggttaccatacgcaatcgagacgttccctatctgtcgtacactccgagttgtgtcaaATGTAATGGGGCACAAATCCAACCAAGAATTAGTAAAGTAATCTTACCTTGTGTTGGATTTTTGTAGCGAGTTCCTCCACTGAACTTCGCCACGTCCAGAAGTGCCAAGTGATGGAGAAGATGTCCAGGATTCACgtcaggaaacctactgaaactTAGAGAAGCGGAATCACCGTGAGGGGAAGCGCTTGAGCAAGCTCTACACCAAACCAGACTGCTGAGTCAAGAGCTTGCGTTCAAGACTCTAGCAGATACTGGTTCCATGCGCAAGTTGTAAAATCTGGCGAATGTGTTAGGTTTAGCCCAACCTGTagctctacagatgtctgttaaagaggCCCCATTCACAAGAGCTGCCGAGGCAGTGACGCCCCTGGTAGAGTGGGCTCTCACTCCCAGTGGGCAGGGTAAGCCTCTGGCCTGGTAGGCCATACGGATTGCGTCCACTAGCCAGTGGAAGATCCTTTGCTTGGAGACAgctttccccttctgctgtcctccataACAGACAAATAGTGTTGCTTTCGTCAACGAAAATTATGATTAAATATCGTCGTCAACGAACCTTTATCACGTGACGAAAACGAGACGAGACGCAACGTAAATGCTGGTCGTGTGACGATGACTATAActaaatgtataatgtaatattgttGACGAATAAAAATGAGACTAAATgtggtttacaaaataaaaactatgttAAAATGTCTCTTCATTTTCGTTGACCAAAACAAGACGAAACGAATGATATAGCTttatttcgttttgtttagtcacgttattattattattttgcagtatttctGAAGTGGGCTGCATCAAGTGGCACTGCGCAGACACAGGCGACGTCACTTCCTCAAGCCCCACTCGCAGACTGGGGGATTATAGGCCTGAAATTACAATTAAGACTATTAGACAGTTATATACCGTTATCAGCACATGTTGAAGTAGATTCGTGTCTGAGAGAATATGCGCCGTATTGCAGCGTTAGAAAACTCAGTTGATAActgtcagttatttttttactttcactttctataTAGTGAATTGTAAAGTTAAAACTGAAGTTAAGACGTTCACCGGCATAACTACGGCACAAAGTTTGATATCCATTGGCTCGCCTTcatggtttaaaacagaaacactTCCAATATAGCAACGTAACCGCAAACCCCCATGCGTATGCATCTTAAACGCAGGGAGAGGTGAAGGAGGAATCAACTCGATATGCCGCTCTGTCTGAAacacatatttgtgtttgtgcgcgCTTCAGGTGTATGCGAGAACAGCGCAAGTAATGAATCAAGTTCTGTTTCGATTCTTcttcttgtggttttaaatagcttgaacATGTAAATTGGCAAATTAACCTGCGAAATCACATGCTGAACGGTGGGATTTTGACATGGTCCGTACGTATCGACTGCGATCCGTTTAAGCCTTAATAGGCTATATGACAGATCAGAGCCAATGCTTCAGGGAAATTGCTTTGCCGGTCCAATGGCAGACTCCAGGGAAAGTTTTGTGTTCACCGTTTGACACACCAATCACGTGCGCATATTTGTATGTTGACTATACTACTAGGTACTTATACTATATTGACTGGGTTAAATAGAATTGCATTACTAAAAAGAgactaaaatacaattttcattgactaaaactagactaaatgtcatcagtttttgtcgactaaaactagactaaaatgtcatcagttttcgttgactaaaactagacgaaAATAGTCATGGATAATTATgactaaaataagactaaaatgctcagacttttagttgactaaactaaaaacttGACTAGACTAAAAAGAGTGTGAAcatgactaaaactaataaaaactaaaatgacagcttcatacaaagactagactaaaactaaaatgaaaacaggctgccaaaaacaacactacagacaaagagctgttcaGAACGTCTGAAGGGCTGAGTACGTTCCAGGTAAATGCGCAGGGCACGAACTGGGCAAAATAAGGTCAGGGAAGAAATAGCTTGCAAGGTCACCACCTGGTCtctgaagggagtggtggggaccttgggcacgtatccaggccggggtctcaagaCAACGTGAGAGTCCGCTGGCCCAAATTCTAGGCACAATCTGTTGACGGAGAGGACTTGAAGGTTTTCCACTCTATTGACAGAAGTGAGCGCAGTCAGGAGAGCCGTCTTTAAGGAGAGGGCGTTAAGTTCGACTGACTGAAGGGGCTCAAATGGATCTTGCTGTAGGGCCTGAAGAACCACAGCGAGATCCCAAGAAGGGATAAGGTGTGGCCGAGGAGGGTTTAGTCTCCGGGCGCCTCTAAGAAATCTGATAACCAAATCGTGCTTCCCCACCGATCTGCCATCCACCAAATCATGATTGGCTGACATAGCCGCCACATGGACCTTGAGTGTCGAGGCAGATAGGTACCTATCCAGGCCTCCTTGGAGGAAGGATAGCACAAATTCGATATCTCCGTGGGTCCTTCCCTTGGGAAGTTCACAAAAATGCGCCATTTTAGGTCATTCAGCTACCTGGTGGAGGGGGCTCTAGCCTGTAAGAGGGTGTTTACCACTGAGGATGAAAGGTCTTTGAAGTCCTCCTGGTCACGTCCAGGGACCATAGGTGGAGGTTCCAAAGATTTGGGTgcgggtgccagattgtgcccttcccctgagAGAGGAGGTCCTTCCTCAGAGGAATGCGCCAGGGAGGGGCTGATGCTAGGAGCACCAGGTCTGAAAACCAGGTTCTGTTGGTCCAGAATGGGGCCCAGAAATTTGAGCCAGTCCCTCTGCCAACTGTGCGCAAGTGCATCTATACCGAGGGGGGCCTCGGTCAGACCGTACCACGACTGGCAGTGGGTGGATTCCGGTAAGGCAAAGAGATCTACTTGTGCCTGGCTGAACCGactccaaatcagctggaccGACTGGGGTGGAGCCTCCACTTGCCTCCGGGCGAAACCTGTCGTGACAGAGAATTGGCCACACGACTGGATTCGCCAGGAATGTGAGTGGCACGCAGAGACCTGAGTCTGTGCTGGCTCCAAAGTAGGAGATGGCGGGCTAGCTGTGACATGCGAAGAGAGCATACACtgccctggtggttgatgtaagccacagtcttcatcatcatcatcatcatcatcatcatttttattcctttcatgaaaatgcattatttatacaAGGCACATACAATTCATTTAAGTTTTCCTTTACATTTCCATGATCAGAAAGGAGCAGATAGAAGAAtaattttcttatatttatctGCCCCCTTTATAAACATAAACAGTAGATGGCATTAGTTTCCTCCACCATCACccaatatttattaacataaataatagATAACGTTAGTATTGTTCCCTCCACCATCACCCAAACATatctgatatttatttaaacattttacaatggTCACATACAAACAAAATCAAAGTTCAGTTTGATATAATTCAAGTTGTTTCTGTTTATAACTCCTTTTAAATACCAAAATATCTTTACAACTTTTTAAATCTTTCATTAGAGAATTCCATGCTTTTACTCCAGCAACagacaaacacatttgtttCAAGTTTGATCGTACTATTGGATGTTTAAAATCATATGGCCGTCTGTGATTTCCATCTTCagaagtaaaaacaaataactttTGTAAGTCATGTGGAAGAGCTTTGCTTCTAGCTTAAAACATCACTAATAAAGTTTGTAATTCTACAAtgtctttaaattttaataatcctGACCTAATAAAAAGTGGATTTGTATGGTCCCTATATCCTGCTTTGAAAATAATACGAATGGctcttttctgtaaaataaataaaggcataatGTTGCTATGATATGTATTTCCCCATATTTCTACACAATAGTTTAAATAAGGCAAAATTATTGAACAGTATAacattttcattgtattataCGGTAAACTGTACTTAAccttattcaaaataaataggctttttgccatcttattttttacataatatatgacTTTTCCACGTCAATTTCTCATCCAAGATAACTCCTAGAAATCTAATTTCAGACACCTTCTCAatatttacattgtttataGATAAGATGACTTCCTCCTTTCTTTTATTTGCTGAATATcataaactttgttttattcaaatttagagataatttatttacatcaaaCCACAATTTTAGTTT from the Labeo rohita strain BAU-BD-2019 unplaced genomic scaffold, IGBB_LRoh.1.0 scaffold_113, whole genome shotgun sequence genome contains:
- the LOC127157610 gene encoding LOW QUALITY PROTEIN: olfactory receptor 52E8-like (The sequence of the model RefSeq protein was modified relative to this genomic sequence to represent the inferred CDS: deleted 2 bases in 1 codon); this encodes MSSLSVIVPQNISIVRPEYFFITGLSDIPYNSYYHIFLFTVYFKTVLGNSIVLLIIAFKRSLHSPKYFAVFNLALGDIGVTSAVIPNMMKTFFFDSQYISYNACLANMFFVNLFITVQSFTLVVMAYDRFIAICFPLRYHAIVNNTVMTLVFLVLWVFNTFVVALPVSLVTRLSFCKSNVIQSFYCDYGPVFRLACNGNSINTFITNLSAVLFLVTPLFIIVLSYLGIFFALSKITTWEARLKALKTCVSHLLLVGSFFLPVIFIVIASSITSLTPNAKVISTSLSFTLPPMLNPIIYVLNTAEIRVLFRKVLKNRSVAIRKNITK